A genomic stretch from Capricornis sumatraensis isolate serow.1 chromosome 4, serow.2, whole genome shotgun sequence includes:
- the LOC138078295 gene encoding olfactory receptor 6C2-like, which translates to MMRNHTSLSIFILLGLTDDPPMQVLIFTFLVVSYLLSVTGNLTIIILTLIDSHLKTAMYFFLKHFSFLETLFTTVCIPRFLYSLSTGDKTISYNACVSQLFFIFLFGGTEFFLLAIMSYDRYVAICKPLHYSTIMNSRVCVWLVICCWIAGWLVIFPPLCLGLNLEFCDSNVIDHFLCDASAMLKISCSDTWFIEQMVATLAVLINIVTFLCVVMSYVYIINAILKFPSSQQKLKAFSTCSSHLIVVSITYGSCIFIYVKPSAKDEMAINKCVLVLTTSVAPMLNPFIYSLRNKQVKEAFTDLIKRISLISRK; encoded by the coding sequence ATGATGAGAAACCATACATCATTATCTATATTTATACTCCTGGGGCTGACAGATGACCCTCCAATGCAGGTTCTGATTTTTACATTTCTGGTTGTCTCCTATTTACTGAGTGTCACTGGGAACCTGACCATCATTATACTCACTTTAATAGACTCTCACCTTAAAACTgccatgtactttttcctcaaACACTTCTCCTTTTTAGAAACTCTATTCACCACGGTGTGCATTCCCCGATTCTTATACAGCTTATCAACAGGGGACAAGACTATTTCCTACAATGCTTGTGTTAGTCAACtattttttatcttcctttttggAGGAACAGAATTTTTTCTCCTGGCCATCATGTCttatgaccgctatgtggccatctgcaaacCTTTACATTATTCAACCATCATGAACAGTAGAGTCTGTGTTTGGCTTGTTATCTGTTGTTGGATAGCAGGTTGGCTGGTCATATTTCCACCACTCTGCCTGGGCTTAAACCTGGAATTCTGTGATTCTAATGTCATTGATCATTTTCTCTGTGATGCTTCTGCTATGCTGAAGATCTCTTGTTCAGACACATGGTTCATAGAACAGATGGTTGCTACCCTTGCTGTGTTGATTAACATCGTGACATTTCTGTGTGTTGTTATGTCCTACGTATATATCATCAATGCCATCCTAAAGTTCCCTTCCTCCCAGCAAAAATTGAAGGCCTTTTCTACCTGCTCTTCTCACTTGATTGTGGTTTCTATCACCTATGGCAGTTGTATTTTCATCTATGTCAAACCCTCAGCAAAAGATGAAATGGCAATTAATAAGTGTGTGTTAGTGCTCACGACTTCAGTTGCCCCCATGTTAAACCCATTTATTTATAGCCTGAGGAACAAACAAGTGAAAGAAGCTTTTACAGACTTAATCAAAAGAATTTCACTGATCTCAAGAAAGTAA